Proteins encoded together in one Penicillium digitatum chromosome 1, complete sequence window:
- a CDS encoding Polyketide synthase, enoylreductase, giving the protein MEAAFFKSLMVCLSQKSGPIKCTVVAVGSEVAAQGRFRLGDQAFGAVQGSNLSDPSSGAYCEYIRTEPDLIFHVPQGMDLENAPSLSGTAIATLGVALFWSLQLPGTLHTPAPKAEDVLIYGGSSTIGLLAIQMVKLCGHRVITTCSHHNHDLVTSYGADIVFDYNSPTCAEDIRAATNNTLRFVLDPFAEAKTLRLCYAAIGRTGGKYCALEQYQETLCSRKTIKHELVMGGAISGRGVELPAPYGIPPRPEIGVWARSWYAELQELINSGKLRPCPIQNVPGQFEGILEGLDMLRNGKVSGKKLLVSITTK; this is encoded by the exons ATGGAGGCGGCATTCTTCAAATCACTCATGGTTTGCCTATCCCAGAAATCGGGCCCCATCAAAT GCACTGTAGTTGCGGTAGGAAGCGAGGTTGCTGCACAGGGACGATTCCGTCTCGGGGATCAGGCCTTCGGTGCTGTTCAAGGCTCAAATCTGTCAGATCCATCGTCTGGAGCCTATTGCGAGTACATTCGAACCGAACCAGATCTTATTTTCCATGTTCCTCAGGGAATGGACCTTGAAAATGCCCCTTCCCTCTCAGGAACCGCAATTGCGACTCTTGGGGTTGCTCTTTTTTGGTCACTTCAATTGCCCGGAACATTGCACACACCGGCACCCAAAGCCGAGGATGTTCTCATATACGGCGGAAGTAGCACTATAGGGCTACTTGCAATTCAGATGGTGAAACT CTGCGGCCACCGGGTGATCACCACATGCTCCCATCACAACCACGACTTGGTGACATCATACGGAGCAGATATAGTCTTTGATTATAACTCTCCAACTTGTGCCGAAGATATTCGAGCGGCCACAAACAACACTTTGCGCTTTGTCCTTGATCCGTTTGCGGAAGCCAAGACTCTGCGGTTGTGTTATGCAGCCATCGGTCGCACTGGAGGAAAGTACTGTGCACTCGAGCAATATCAGGAAACTCTCTGCTCGAGAAAGACAATCAAACACGAACTAGTCATGGGAGGTGCCATTTCTGGACGAGGTGTTGAGCTCCCAGCCCCATACGGCATTCCACCAAGACCCGAGATTGGGGTCTGGGCTCGGTCATGGTACGCAGAACTCCAAGAATTGATCAACAGTGGAAAGCTTAGACCCTGTCCAATCCAAAATGTTCCGGGCCAATTTGAAGGGATCTTGGAGGGCTTGGACATGCTACGAAATGGAAAGGTTTCTGGGAAGAAGCTCCTCGTCAGCATAACCACGAAATAA